From Pseudoalteromonas sp. DL-6, one genomic window encodes:
- a CDS encoding sugar transferase: protein MKRLVDLVVSLSSLLVLSPLIILVAVLIRFKLGAPILFTQDRPGLNGKVFKMMKFRTMLDAKDKLSNLLPDDQRMTKFGSFLRSTSLDELPGLFNVLKGDMSLVGPRPLLVQYLPLYNTEQARRHNVRPGITGWAQVNGRNAISWEQKFKLDVWYVENQSLMLDFKILLLTVKKVIIRDGITGHGEVTTKFFEGNDK from the coding sequence ATTAAACGTTTGGTTGATTTGGTTGTCTCTCTAAGTTCGCTTTTAGTCTTGTCACCACTAATTATTTTGGTTGCGGTGCTTATTCGTTTTAAATTAGGTGCACCTATACTCTTTACTCAAGACCGTCCTGGATTAAATGGTAAAGTTTTTAAAATGATGAAATTTAGAACTATGCTAGATGCTAAAGACAAGCTGAGTAATTTATTACCCGATGATCAGCGTATGACTAAATTCGGCTCTTTTTTACGCTCTACTAGTTTGGATGAGTTACCAGGTCTATTTAATGTATTAAAAGGCGATATGAGCCTAGTAGGGCCACGTCCTTTATTAGTTCAATATTTACCGCTATACAACACTGAGCAAGCCCGGCGGCATAACGTGCGTCCAGGAATTACCGGTTGGGCACAAGTAAATGGCCGTAATGCGATTAGCTGGGAGCAAAAATTTAAGTTGGATGTGTGGTACGTTGAGAACCAAAGCCTCATGCTCGATTTCAAAATATTATTATTAACTGTTAAAAAAGTGATTATCAGGGATGGAATTACTGGTCATGGTGAAGTGACTACCAAATTTTTTGAAGGTAATGACAAGTGA
- a CDS encoding formyltransferase family protein — protein sequence MDKIKVLFMGRKPVAGNSLRWLLSKESVEVVGVVTDSHLPQSVCAGIANKSGVPLFSFEEALAKTNSGELVFDLGLSMLFWRKLKEGLIHSPKLKTINFHPAPLPEYKGTAGYNLAILDGLDEWSMTAHYVDEEIDTGEIIELQRFSICKDTETAQSLEKISQEYLFKLFVNVVERVLETKGILPTTPNHGGRYISRADMESMKEIKEGDDISRKIRAFWFPPYDGAYITIGGNKFTLVDEYILNSLADSSVSRVF from the coding sequence ATGGATAAGATTAAAGTGCTATTTATGGGACGAAAGCCTGTAGCTGGTAATTCTTTAAGGTGGCTATTATCAAAAGAAAGTGTAGAAGTAGTAGGTGTTGTCACTGACTCTCATTTGCCGCAATCAGTATGTGCAGGCATAGCTAATAAGAGTGGGGTTCCTTTATTTAGTTTTGAAGAAGCGTTAGCCAAGACAAACTCTGGTGAGCTGGTATTTGATCTAGGTTTGTCCATGTTATTTTGGAGAAAATTAAAAGAGGGATTAATCCATTCACCTAAACTAAAAACCATTAACTTTCACCCAGCACCTTTACCAGAATATAAAGGTACAGCTGGATATAATCTTGCCATTTTGGATGGGCTGGATGAGTGGTCTATGACTGCGCATTATGTAGATGAAGAAATTGATACCGGTGAAATAATCGAACTCCAGCGTTTTTCTATTTGCAAAGATACAGAGACAGCTCAATCCTTGGAAAAGATTTCTCAAGAATACTTGTTCAAATTATTTGTAAATGTTGTTGAGAGAGTATTAGAAACAAAAGGTATTTTACCAACAACTCCGAACCATGGTGGCAGGTATATTTCTAGAGCAGATATGGAGTCGATGAAAGAGATAAAAGAAGGTGACGATATATCCAGAAAGATTAGAGCATTTTGGTTTCCTCCTTATGATGGTGCGTATATAACTATTGGTGGTAATAAGTTTACCTTGGTTGATGAATATATTTTGAATAGTTTAGCTGATTCGTCAGTTAGTAGGGTTTTTTAA
- a CDS encoding DegT/DnrJ/EryC1/StrS aminotransferase family protein: MLNTSFSPWPSFTQQEANAVSRVVLSNKVNYWTGTEGREFEKEFAAWADSEYAVALGNGTLALDIALKALGVGAGDEVITTPRTFLASASSIVTAGAAPIFADVDLNSQAITAESIKAVLTPKTKAVIVVHLAGMPAEMDDVMALSKEHGFYVIEDCAQAHGAKYKGRSVGSIGHIGAWSFCQDKIMTTGGEGGMVTTNSKELWSTMWSYKDHGKSFDAIYNREHPPGFRWYHDSFGTNWRMTEMQAVLGRIQLTRMTDWTAKRKAYGVKLDKAAGEFDCMRLVAVPDYIKHAEYKHYMFVKPEYLAQGWSRDRIVTEINERGVPCFQGSCSEVYLEKAFDNTPWRPEKRLPNAVELGETSLMFLVHPTLTEAEITKTTQVMKEVFALASK; this comes from the coding sequence ATGTTAAACACTTCTTTTTCACCTTGGCCTAGCTTTACACAGCAAGAAGCCAATGCCGTAAGCCGTGTTGTTTTATCAAATAAAGTTAATTATTGGACAGGTACTGAAGGCCGCGAATTCGAAAAAGAATTTGCTGCTTGGGCTGATAGTGAGTACGCAGTTGCCTTAGGTAACGGTACACTCGCACTTGACATAGCCTTAAAGGCATTAGGTGTAGGTGCTGGTGATGAAGTTATAACTACACCCCGTACCTTTTTAGCCTCTGCTTCAAGCATTGTTACTGCAGGTGCTGCACCTATTTTTGCCGATGTTGACTTAAATAGTCAAGCAATTACTGCTGAATCTATTAAAGCAGTGCTTACCCCTAAAACCAAAGCTGTTATTGTGGTGCATTTAGCAGGTATGCCAGCTGAAATGGATGATGTAATGGCATTGAGTAAAGAGCATGGCTTTTATGTAATAGAAGATTGTGCCCAAGCGCATGGTGCTAAATACAAAGGCCGCTCAGTGGGGAGCATTGGCCATATTGGTGCGTGGAGCTTCTGTCAAGACAAAATTATGACCACTGGCGGTGAGGGCGGCATGGTCACCACCAACTCTAAAGAGCTATGGTCTACTATGTGGAGCTATAAAGATCATGGAAAAAGCTTTGACGCGATATATAATCGAGAGCATCCACCGGGATTTAGATGGTATCATGATAGTTTTGGTACTAACTGGCGTATGACCGAAATGCAAGCCGTACTTGGCCGAATTCAATTAACTCGTATGACTGACTGGACCGCAAAACGCAAAGCGTATGGTGTTAAATTAGATAAAGCTGCAGGTGAGTTTGACTGTATGCGTTTAGTTGCAGTTCCTGACTATATTAAGCATGCGGAATATAAACACTATATGTTTGTAAAACCTGAATACTTAGCACAAGGATGGAGTCGTGACCGTATAGTTACCGAAATCAATGAACGCGGTGTACCATGCTTTCAGGGGAGTTGTTCAGAGGTTTATCTAGAAAAGGCATTTGATAATACTCCATGGAGACCCGAAAAACGTTTACCTAATGCGGTCGAACTAGGCGAAACATCATTGATGTTTTTAGTGCATCCGACACTTACTGAAGCTGAAATAACTAAAACAACACAAGTGATGAAAGAAGTATTTGCATTAGCTTCTAAGTGA
- a CDS encoding nucleoside-diphosphate sugar epimerase/dehydratase yields the protein MDSFIRSIINAPRAKKRVITLFIDSLFIAAAFWLALIVRLDSIEPLKDMDNWLLLAMLIPVSLLTFINLGLYRAVLRYMNSQALWAIILGTLITTVSLVLLAFFTGVNIPRTMPFIFAWLCLLTVGGSRILVRAIIAKLMTNNKESVIIYGAGSAGRQLATGLNAGPEYFVSAFIDDDTAKHGSIVQGIPVIAFRDVQELIEKRNATKVLLAMPSVSRARRKEVLAQLEPLSIKVLSIPGMADVVEGKAKLSEFRDVEIEDLLGRDPVTPKADLMTANITNKVVMVTGAGGSIGSELCRQIIKQNPVKIILFERSEIALYSIEKELCEYVADNQLSIDLVPVMGSVQRINRLETVMMAFGVQTVYHAAAYKHVPLVEHNVVEGVRNNVFGTYYAAKAAVNAKVDTFVLISTDKAVRPTNVMGATKRMAELVLQGLAQEQGAKHNTRFCMVRFGNVLGSSGSVVPLFRRQIKEGGPITLTHPDITRFFMTIPEAAQLVIQAGAMGKGGDVFVLDMGDSVKIKDLATKMVRLSGFEIKSESNPHGDIEILCTGLRPGEKLFEELLIGDNVGQTTHERIMTANEVMLPLSELNVFIDELDKACHNFEHEKIRQLLLDAPTGFNPTDGICDLVWNARHGNSREHNIGCNIVNLPKISKGAIL from the coding sequence ATGGATAGTTTTATCCGCTCAATTATTAATGCCCCGCGTGCTAAAAAGCGTGTTATTACGCTTTTTATAGACTCACTTTTCATAGCCGCCGCTTTTTGGTTAGCGTTAATAGTAAGGCTAGATAGCATTGAACCACTAAAAGACATGGATAACTGGTTGTTGTTAGCAATGTTAATACCTGTAAGCTTGTTGACATTTATTAATTTAGGCTTATACCGAGCTGTACTTAGATATATGAACTCACAGGCTTTATGGGCAATTATATTAGGCACATTAATAACGACTGTAAGCTTAGTGTTGCTGGCTTTTTTTACTGGTGTAAACATACCTAGAACTATGCCGTTTATATTTGCTTGGTTATGTTTGCTCACAGTAGGTGGTTCACGGATTTTAGTGAGGGCCATTATAGCTAAACTTATGACCAACAATAAAGAGTCAGTCATTATATATGGAGCAGGATCGGCAGGCCGGCAGCTAGCTACTGGCTTAAATGCAGGCCCTGAGTATTTTGTAAGTGCTTTTATAGATGATGATACTGCCAAACATGGCTCTATTGTACAAGGTATCCCTGTAATTGCTTTTAGAGACGTTCAGGAATTAATTGAGAAACGTAATGCCACCAAGGTTCTCTTAGCTATGCCTAGTGTCTCTAGAGCAAGGCGAAAAGAAGTATTAGCCCAATTAGAGCCGCTTTCTATTAAAGTGCTGTCTATTCCTGGTATGGCTGATGTAGTTGAAGGTAAGGCTAAGCTTTCTGAATTTAGAGATGTTGAAATAGAAGATTTACTCGGCCGCGATCCTGTAACTCCAAAAGCCGATTTAATGACTGCTAATATTACTAATAAAGTAGTTATGGTTACTGGTGCTGGGGGCTCTATAGGCTCTGAATTATGCCGACAAATTATTAAACAAAATCCCGTAAAAATAATTTTATTTGAACGCAGTGAAATTGCATTATATTCAATAGAAAAAGAATTGTGTGAATATGTTGCTGATAATCAACTTTCAATAGATTTGGTACCTGTTATGGGTTCAGTGCAGCGTATTAACAGGCTTGAAACTGTGATGATGGCTTTTGGCGTTCAAACTGTTTACCACGCAGCTGCATACAAGCATGTACCTTTGGTTGAGCATAACGTAGTTGAAGGCGTGCGTAATAACGTATTCGGCACTTATTATGCTGCAAAAGCTGCAGTTAATGCAAAAGTTGACACCTTTGTATTAATTTCTACCGATAAAGCAGTGCGCCCTACCAATGTTATGGGGGCAACTAAGCGAATGGCTGAGCTTGTTTTACAGGGGTTAGCACAAGAGCAAGGCGCTAAACATAATACGCGTTTTTGTATGGTTCGTTTTGGTAATGTGCTTGGCTCAAGCGGTTCTGTAGTTCCGTTATTCAGGCGCCAAATAAAAGAGGGTGGCCCTATTACTTTAACTCACCCTGATATTACTCGCTTTTTTATGACTATACCTGAGGCCGCACAGCTTGTTATACAAGCAGGTGCTATGGGTAAGGGCGGTGATGTATTTGTACTCGATATGGGTGACTCGGTAAAAATTAAAGACTTAGCGACTAAAATGGTCAGGCTATCTGGCTTCGAAATTAAAAGTGAATCTAACCCGCATGGCGATATTGAAATACTTTGCACAGGGTTGCGCCCAGGTGAAAAACTCTTCGAAGAGCTATTAATAGGCGATAACGTAGGGCAAACAACTCATGAGCGTATTATGACTGCTAATGAAGTAATGTTACCGCTTAGTGAGCTTAATGTGTTTATAGATGAGCTAGATAAAGCATGTCACAACTTCGAGCATGAGAAAATTCGCCAGCTATTACTTGATGCACCTACCGGATTTAACCCTACAGATGGTATTTGTGATTTAGTATGGAATGCCAGACATGGAAATTCTAGAGAGCATAACATTGGCTGCAATATAGTTAACTTACCTAAAATTAGTAAAGGCGCTATTCTTTAG
- the galU gene encoding UTP--glucose-1-phosphate uridylyltransferase GalU, with protein sequence MKAVIPVAGLGTRMLPMTKAIPKEMLPLVDKPLIQYIVNECVAAGIKEIVLVTHSSKNAIENHFDTSFELEATLEKRVKRTLLEEVRSICPPDVTIMHVRQGEAKGLGHAVLCAKPIVGDDDFVVVLPDVILDAYTANQKTENLAAMIARFNQTHASQIMLEPVAIEDVSKYGIADINGVELAAGESAAIKKMVEKPAADVAPSNLAVVGRYVLSKNIWPLLAKTHVGAGGEIQLTDAIDSLLAIDTVEAFHMSGRSHDCGDKLGYLKAIVEYSMRDKSLGDEFTEHMKKLVKG encoded by the coding sequence TTGAAAGCTGTAATACCTGTTGCCGGTTTAGGCACCCGTATGTTGCCAATGACTAAGGCAATCCCCAAAGAAATGCTCCCCTTGGTTGATAAACCGCTTATTCAATACATAGTAAATGAATGTGTAGCGGCGGGTATTAAAGAAATTGTGCTCGTGACACATAGCTCTAAAAATGCCATTGAAAACCATTTTGATACCAGTTTTGAGTTAGAAGCTACGTTAGAAAAACGCGTAAAACGTACCCTACTTGAAGAAGTACGCTCTATTTGCCCACCAGATGTAACCATTATGCATGTACGCCAAGGTGAGGCTAAAGGCTTAGGTCATGCTGTATTGTGCGCAAAGCCTATTGTAGGCGATGATGATTTTGTGGTGGTACTTCCTGATGTAATACTTGATGCTTATACCGCGAATCAAAAAACTGAAAACTTAGCGGCGATGATTGCGCGTTTTAACCAAACCCATGCCAGTCAAATTATGTTAGAGCCTGTTGCTATTGAAGATGTAAGTAAGTACGGCATTGCTGATATTAATGGTGTAGAGCTTGCTGCTGGTGAAAGTGCAGCAATTAAAAAAATGGTTGAAAAACCAGCCGCAGATGTTGCTCCTTCAAATTTAGCTGTTGTTGGTCGTTATGTTTTAAGTAAAAATATTTGGCCGTTACTTGCTAAAACACATGTTGGAGCCGGTGGCGAAATACAGCTGACGGATGCTATAGACTCATTACTTGCTATTGATACTGTAGAAGCGTTTCATATGAGCGGCCGTTCCCATGACTGTGGCGACAAACTTGGTTACTTAAAAGCAATAGTTGAATATAGCATGCGCGATAAAAGCTTAGGCGATGAGTTTACTGAGCATATGAAAAAGTTGGTTAAAGGGTAA
- a CDS encoding type II toxin-antitoxin system HipA family toxin yields MNMEINVLKLTLHGHVVGFLAGGKNGLNIFHFDESFRLNKTRPTLSLTTHPNFPRAEKMMSEPWVTNQRVHPILSNLLPEGSLRELIAQGLKTHVDNEFHILSYLGMDLPGALVAEPMKPEDVPISLFNSHGQVTAVNFDKLNQENKFSLAGVQMKFSMKEKDGRYNLARDNVLGDWIIKTPSTKHKDVPTNEFTSMTLASMVGVDIPDIKLVNIEQLDNLPQINLPDEKLAFAIKRFDRQSNQRIHMEDFAQVLVKYPHDKYNSGNYEQIARILYQFSEDGLADVQQLARRLLANILLANGDAHLKNWSLLYSDQTTPRLSPAYDIVTTSVYIANEQHFALNLAKTKAWYDISYKHFEYWSKKADIPWRAIKPHLDDVINKARTQWPDAIKNLPMSKAHKQQLKTHWQRLHEDFRF; encoded by the coding sequence ATGAACATGGAAATTAATGTTTTAAAGTTAACACTACATGGCCATGTAGTAGGCTTTCTTGCTGGGGGTAAAAATGGCTTAAACATATTCCACTTCGATGAAAGCTTTCGTTTAAATAAAACGAGGCCAACATTGAGCTTAACTACACATCCAAACTTCCCACGAGCTGAAAAAATGATGTCAGAACCTTGGGTAACAAACCAACGCGTTCACCCCATACTATCAAACCTACTACCAGAAGGTTCATTACGCGAACTAATAGCTCAAGGCCTTAAAACTCATGTAGATAATGAGTTTCACATCCTTTCGTACCTCGGAATGGACTTACCAGGTGCTTTAGTTGCTGAACCAATGAAGCCTGAGGATGTTCCAATTAGCCTATTTAATAGTCATGGCCAAGTAACTGCGGTGAATTTTGACAAGTTAAATCAAGAGAATAAATTTTCTTTGGCTGGTGTCCAAATGAAATTTTCTATGAAAGAAAAAGACGGCCGATATAATTTAGCACGTGATAATGTGTTAGGTGATTGGATCATAAAAACCCCCTCAACTAAACATAAAGATGTGCCTACTAATGAGTTTACATCCATGACTTTAGCGTCAATGGTAGGTGTGGATATTCCGGATATAAAACTAGTTAATATTGAACAATTAGATAATTTACCTCAAATTAATTTACCTGATGAAAAACTAGCGTTTGCAATAAAGCGATTCGATAGGCAAAGCAATCAACGAATTCACATGGAAGATTTTGCACAAGTACTCGTTAAGTACCCACACGATAAATACAATTCAGGAAACTATGAGCAAATAGCAAGGATCTTATATCAGTTTTCAGAGGATGGACTCGCTGATGTGCAACAGCTAGCAAGACGTTTACTTGCTAATATTCTGCTAGCTAATGGTGACGCTCACCTAAAAAATTGGAGTTTATTATATTCAGACCAAACAACGCCAAGGCTATCACCTGCTTATGATATAGTTACAACCAGTGTTTACATTGCAAATGAGCAACATTTTGCACTCAACCTCGCGAAAACAAAAGCATGGTACGATATCTCTTATAAACATTTTGAATACTGGTCTAAAAAAGCAGACATTCCTTGGCGAGCTATAAAACCTCATTTAGATGATGTAATTAATAAAGCGCGTACACAATGGCCAGATGCGATTAAGAATTTACCAATGAGTAAAGCACATAAACAACAACTTAAAACTCATTGGCAACGCCTTCATGAAGATTTTAGGTTCTAG
- a CDS encoding helix-turn-helix transcriptional regulator → MNLLQQIKNRRLALKIKQNEMPMRIGISRQQYQRLEAKGNPRLDTLTLVAQGLNSEIMLIPKEKMSVVLAALKNSDGNIPTEHQKPNQSLQKITVSEDPWKGLLEDEDEHGN, encoded by the coding sequence ATGAACCTTCTACAGCAAATAAAAAACCGTCGTCTTGCTCTAAAAATAAAACAAAATGAAATGCCCATGCGCATTGGTATTTCTAGGCAACAATACCAGCGACTTGAAGCAAAAGGCAATCCCAGATTAGATACGCTAACATTAGTAGCTCAAGGGCTTAATAGTGAAATAATGTTAATACCGAAAGAAAAAATGAGTGTGGTATTAGCAGCCCTCAAAAACAGTGATGGCAACATACCAACCGAACACCAAAAGCCTAATCAAAGCCTACAAAAAATAACTGTATCTGAAGATCCATGGAAAGGATTACTAGAGGATGAGGATGAACATGGAAATTAA
- a CDS encoding four helix bundle protein has protein sequence MRYENLDVWKKSFSLSLFVYQTFAALKDYGLKDQMCRSAVSVPSNIAEGYERCSDKERAYFLSVAKGSVGELKTQLMIAFELSHINYVQTEYALHECESIAKMFGKLISIIKHA, from the coding sequence ATGAGATATGAAAATTTAGATGTATGGAAAAAGTCTTTCTCATTAAGTTTGTTTGTATACCAAACTTTTGCAGCTTTAAAGGATTATGGTTTAAAAGATCAAATGTGCCGTAGTGCTGTTTCAGTGCCTAGCAATATTGCAGAGGGCTATGAACGTTGTTCTGACAAAGAAAGAGCTTATTTTCTTTCTGTAGCTAAAGGATCTGTCGGTGAATTAAAAACTCAGCTAATGATTGCTTTTGAGTTAAGTCATATTAATTATGTGCAAACAGAATACGCTTTACATGAATGTGAAAGTATTGCGAAAATGTTTGGTAAATTGATTTCTATAATTAAACATGCATGA